CGCCCTCAGGAGATCCTCGCACAGGCACCGACGGTGGCCCCCTATGAAGAGGCGAAGCTGCGCGTCCGTCGGGAGATCGAGCCGCACGAGACGCCGCTTGCCGACATGACGCGGCATGTCGTCGAGATCGTCGCCATCGAGGGGCCGGTGCATGAATCGGAAATCATCGTCCGGATCAGATCGGCCTGGGGCCTTGCCCGCGCCGGCAACCGCATCCGCGATGCCGTGCGAGCGGCGCTGACATCGGCAGTTGCGAGGGGACAGATCGCCGGAGGTCCGTTCTACGCCGTGCCGGGACAGGCGATCGTCGTCCGAACGCGCGAGGACGTGCAATCGCAGTCCTTGCGCAAGCCCGAGATGTTGCCGCCGGAGGAGATCAAGGCGGCCATCATGCAGATCGTCGAGCAGAACTTCGGCGCCGAAGAGGACCAATTGATCCAGGCGGTGGCCCGCTTGTTTGGCTTCGGGTCGACCAGCGCCCAGCTGCGGGAGACCGTGCAGGGCAGTCTCAGAAGTCTTCTCGACGCAGGACACCTGCGCCGCGAAGGAGCGCTGCTGACCAAGCCGCAGGAGGCCTCGCCGGCGGCGCAGGACTGACCGGCTGAATGCGTGCCGGGAATCAGGCTCGAACGCCGCGTCACAGCCGCCCCGCGGAGCGCACGTCGCACCGCGTTGCGCAGAGGCGCTGGCAACGACGATCTCGCGATCCATCCGCGTCCTGCAATGGCGGTGGAGCGCCGACGATGTCGGAGCTGACGCCCCGCAGGGCGGAATGTCGCCCCTCCGGCTGTCACCGCAAACCCGCGGAATCGCTGAAGGAACGGAACAGGCGAGGTCAGAATTCGTTCAGCACGGACGCTCGTCCCGGCCAATGCATCGGACCAGGATTGCACGGGTCCATCCCGGCCACTATCCTTGAGGTGAGACACGCGCTGGCCCGCATCCCGATAGGAGCGCCCCATGCCGACTGCGACCCCGGCTCAGACCCTGGCTCCCCTGGACGAGACCATCACCATCGCGGAGCTGACGCGCGATCCCTATCCGATCTACCGGCGCCTGCGCCGCGAAGCGCCGGTGTTGCGGGTCAAGTCGGTGGGCCGGACGTTCCTCACCAAGGCGGCCGACACCAAATATGTGAAGGACAATGCGGCGCTGTTCTCGTCCGACGATCCGAACACGCCGATGAAGCGCGCCTTCCTCGCGCATACCCTGATGCGCAAGGATCACGACGAGCACCGCGCCGAGCGCATGGCGATGATGCCGGCCCTGATGCCGAAGACGATCGAAGCCGTCTGGGAGCCGCTCTACACCAAATTCGCCACTGATTATCTCGACCGGCTGCCGCGCGGCGAGATCGTCGATCTGTTCCCCGCCCTCGCCGGCCCCTTGGCCGCGCGCATCCTCGCTGAAGTGATGGGCATCCCGGACGCCAGCGATGCCGACATGCAGCGCTGGTCGCAGGCCCTGATCGACGGCGCCGGCAATTTCGGCTGGACGCCGGGGCCATTCGACGCGTCCGATATCGCCAACGCGGAGATGGACCGCTGCATCCGCGCCAACATGGAGCGCGTGAAGGCGGAGCCGGATTCGTCCGCGCTCTCCTTCATGGTCAACGCGAAGAATCCGATTGCCGAAAGCCAGATCATCGCCAACATCAAGATCGCGATCGGCGGCGGCATCAACGAGCCGCGCGACGCGCTGCTGACGATCCTCTACGGCCTGCTCACCAATCCGGAGCAGCTCGCCGCCGTGCGCGCGCAGGACAAATGGCGCTCCGCCTTCGAGGAAGGCGTGCGCTGGGTGGCGCCGATCCAGGCGAGCTCACGCCTGGTGATGGAGGACACCGAGATCCGCGGCTGCCTGATCCCGAAGGGCGACACCGTGATGACCATCCAGGCCTCCGCCAACCGCGACGAGGAGCTGTTCACCGACGGCGAGCACTACAACGCCCTGCGCGACCCCAACCCCCACCAGGCCTTCGGCAACGGCCCCCACCACTGCGCCGGCGCCCACCTCTCCCGCCGCACCGTCGGCGCCATCCTGCTGCCGATGCTGTTCGAGCGCTTCCCGAAGATGACGCTGCCCGATCCCGCGAGCGTGCGGTGGCACGGATTCGGCTTCCGCGGCCCGCTCAATCTGCCGGTACGGCTGCAATAGGACCGGCACGAAGGGCGTTGTTCTTCGCGTTGTCTCAGTGCACCTGAGCCGGGCCCCGGGTTGGTTGGAATCACCACGTTCGAGTTATCGCGCTTTGGCAGGCCCGGAGGCGATCTCGACGACGGCCTTCGTGAACCTGCGGTAGATGTCGATCTGTCTGCCGGCAAACGTGGTCGCGACGCCGAACATGCTGAGAGGCGAGCGCATCGTGACGAGGCTGGCCGCCAAATCGAGATTGTCTCGCGTCATCTCCATAAGCAGGGTCTGGCAGGCCTCCATGCCGGCGAGCGCCGGCGGCGGTCCGCCCGCCACGGGCGAGGGATCGGCCGCCCTGGCTTCAGCGATCGGGGTTGGCTGGGCTTCGTGCGAGTCCGTCCCAGCGCCGACAGGCTGAACGGCATCGGGCTTCAGCTCGCTGAGAGGCGGCAGGCGCGCCGGCCCGGGTTCGGGCTCAAGAGGCGGGAGCGGCGGCAGGATCGTTTCCGTCTCCTGGGCTGGTCGTCCCGGGAGCCTCGTTTCGGTCTCCGGAACTGCCTGCAGTTCGTCTGCGTCCGAGCTTACGAACTCGGTTAGCACGCGAGCGCGCTTCTGCCTCGCTGTCGCGTCGGCGTGTTTGGGCATTGATACCGGCTTCGCCACGACGGGTTTCGCGCTGTTCCCCTTGTGGGAGCCATTTGATTTGCGCTTGTTCATTGAAAGGCCTTCCTGTGCGGCATCGCCGGAGTGGGGCCAGCCCGGTCTCGATACCAATCTCCGTGTCGGACCGTTGGTTCCTTGCGATCAGGACGCCGTCGCTCGAGCCCATCTGCACCCGGCCGCGGCCGGCATCGAGCCGCAGGAACTGATCGGTTTCCGGATGCGCCTCCAGGCCGATGTCGCCGCCGACCGGAATCGACATCAGCGTCACCTGCAGATAGCGCCCGCTCCAGGCGACCGACCGATAATTGGCATTGTCCCGCGTCGCCCGCTCGATGTCGAACGCCTGCGGCTGCGGCCCGATGTCGGTGATCTCGGCAAGCATGTCCATCACGGATCTCCCACCCGGCGGCCTTGCCGGCAAACCGTCCCGCCACGCGTCTAGCGATGATCCCGAAGCTGATCGGACACCGCCTCCTTGCCGAAGGCGTGGTCGAGCGCGCGCTTCAGCTTGTGGACCGCGCCACGCACGGCCTGCTCCATGAAGCTGTCCTGATGCGCCGCGACGATCGGCTCGCCGCCGTCACGGTGCACCTCGATCTTGCAGCTCTTGTCGTCGTGACTCGGCTTGTGGCTCACCGCGTCGCTGAGCTGCACGTCGATCCGCCTGACCTGATCCTCATAGCGGTGCAGCACCGCATGAAGCGACGCCTTCACGTCCTGCGACAACTGCTCGCCGTCCTCGACGTTTCCATCGGTTCTGACATCGATCAACATCCGTGTCTCCTTCAGGTGAAGCGTCAATCGTCACAAGATGGAATTCGCGATCATGATCAGCTCCCCGGCATGGTCGCCA
This region of Bradyrhizobium sp. SZCCHNS1050 genomic DNA includes:
- a CDS encoding cytochrome P450 is translated as MPTATPAQTLAPLDETITIAELTRDPYPIYRRLRREAPVLRVKSVGRTFLTKAADTKYVKDNAALFSSDDPNTPMKRAFLAHTLMRKDHDEHRAERMAMMPALMPKTIEAVWEPLYTKFATDYLDRLPRGEIVDLFPALAGPLAARILAEVMGIPDASDADMQRWSQALIDGAGNFGWTPGPFDASDIANAEMDRCIRANMERVKAEPDSSALSFMVNAKNPIAESQIIANIKIAIGGGINEPRDALLTILYGLLTNPEQLAAVRAQDKWRSAFEEGVRWVAPIQASSRLVMEDTEIRGCLIPKGDTVMTIQASANRDEELFTDGEHYNALRDPNPHQAFGNGPHHCAGAHLSRRTVGAILLPMLFERFPKMTLPDPASVRWHGFGFRGPLNLPVRLQ
- a CDS encoding HPF/RaiA family ribosome-associated protein; translation: MLIDVRTDGNVEDGEQLSQDVKASLHAVLHRYEDQVRRIDVQLSDAVSHKPSHDDKSCKIEVHRDGGEPIVAAHQDSFMEQAVRGAVHKLKRALDHAFGKEAVSDQLRDHR